In one Echinicola marina genomic region, the following are encoded:
- a CDS encoding DUF72 domain-containing protein: protein MKFGSVEDPSSIDFTLPEDHPETKKILNKHKSDEPFEVYVGCAKWNRSDLKGFYPRGTKDELTYYSTQFNSIELNATFYSSPSIDQVKTWADKTPEGFKFFPKIPNSVSHFKRLINVQEPVMAFTDAIANFEDKLGMAFLQMHDNFKPKDFDRVEKFVNEFPPEIPLALELRNAEWFANEEVLNKYCNLLVENNRANIVVDTAGRRDMLHMRLTNDTAFIRYVGANAESDYSRLDDWMERIISWREMGLQKLYFFVHQNIEKESPLLSAYLIKKLNKQFNLDLKIPNED from the coding sequence ATGAAATTCGGAAGCGTTGAAGATCCATCATCAATAGATTTCACCTTACCGGAAGACCATCCGGAAACAAAAAAAATCCTCAATAAACACAAATCAGACGAGCCTTTTGAAGTATATGTGGGATGTGCCAAATGGAACAGGTCTGACCTAAAAGGATTCTACCCAAGAGGCACCAAGGACGAGCTGACCTATTACTCCACCCAATTCAATTCCATTGAGCTCAACGCCACTTTCTATAGCTCTCCCAGCATCGATCAAGTAAAGACATGGGCAGACAAAACACCTGAGGGCTTTAAGTTTTTTCCGAAAATCCCTAATTCTGTCAGCCATTTCAAACGACTGATCAATGTTCAAGAACCAGTTATGGCTTTCACGGATGCCATTGCCAATTTTGAAGACAAGCTGGGCATGGCTTTTCTTCAAATGCATGACAATTTCAAACCAAAGGATTTTGACAGGGTGGAGAAGTTCGTTAATGAATTCCCTCCTGAAATCCCACTGGCCTTGGAGTTAAGAAATGCAGAATGGTTCGCCAATGAAGAGGTCCTGAACAAATATTGTAATCTATTGGTTGAAAACAATCGGGCGAATATTGTTGTCGATACAGCAGGCAGAAGGGACATGCTCCATATGAGATTGACCAACGACACAGCATTTATTCGCTATGTAGGAGCCAATGCTGAGAGCGATTACAGCCGATTGGATGATTGGATGGAAAGAATCATCAGCTGGAGAGAGATGGGATTACAAAAGCTCTACTTTTTTGTGCATCAAAACATTGAAAAGGAATCTCCACTCCTTTCCGCATACCTCATCAAAAAACTGAACAAGCAATTTAATCTAGATTTAAAGATCCCAAATGAAGATTAG
- a CDS encoding c-type cytochrome: protein MSIKRSLLSVPFRFCNMALIFFLLIGINAFAADPEVSDSEEAVKAGESLFNANCKTCHKLDQKFTGPALRGVSDRREIAWIQAFVKNSQKVIQEGDPVANELFAEFNNTVMPAHPFLSDEDVMNLLSYIEFGGKEEAVAPGAAGEGAQAGAAAGGVPSEYLTVILAVLVLVLLLILIVLGLIVSVLSKYLNKQPLDDDDKEFINQKTDFKKVLKSDAFVIIITALVVALVAKTAIDGLFSVGVQQGYAPTQPIAFSHELHAGQKEIECQYCHTGVEIGRSANIPSPNICMNCHMHIQNVGGKEGVSPEIQKIYDAVDNDQPIEWVRVHNLPDLAYFNHSQHVKVGEIECQTCHGPIEEMEVVRQHSALTMGWCIDCHRQTEIKTAGNEYYDKLVQLHSASKDALKVKDIGGLECAKCHY, encoded by the coding sequence ATGTCAATCAAACGCTCATTATTAAGTGTTCCCTTCAGATTTTGCAACATGGCGTTGATTTTTTTCCTTTTGATAGGAATTAATGCTTTTGCTGCGGATCCTGAAGTTTCTGATAGTGAAGAGGCTGTTAAGGCCGGAGAGTCACTATTCAATGCCAACTGTAAGACCTGTCACAAACTTGATCAGAAGTTTACTGGCCCAGCTCTGCGTGGGGTGAGTGACCGAAGAGAGATTGCGTGGATCCAGGCATTTGTAAAGAACTCACAAAAAGTGATCCAAGAAGGTGACCCTGTTGCCAATGAGCTTTTCGCTGAGTTTAACAACACGGTTATGCCGGCTCATCCATTCTTAAGTGATGAAGATGTGATGAACTTGCTTTCCTATATTGAATTCGGTGGTAAGGAAGAAGCAGTAGCTCCTGGAGCTGCAGGTGAAGGTGCTCAGGCTGGCGCTGCTGCGGGCGGTGTCCCAAGTGAGTATCTTACTGTTATTTTAGCGGTTTTGGTTCTTGTGTTGTTGTTGATCCTGATTGTTTTGGGGTTAATTGTTTCTGTATTGAGCAAATACTTGAACAAGCAGCCATTGGATGATGATGATAAAGAGTTTATCAACCAAAAGACTGATTTCAAAAAAGTACTAAAGAGTGATGCGTTTGTCATCATCATTACGGCCTTGGTGGTGGCCTTGGTGGCAAAGACTGCTATAGACGGCCTCTTCTCGGTTGGGGTTCAGCAGGGATATGCGCCGACTCAGCCAATTGCATTTTCTCATGAATTGCATGCTGGTCAAAAGGAAATAGAATGTCAGTATTGCCATACTGGTGTTGAAATCGGTAGATCGGCCAATATACCTTCTCCAAATATCTGTATGAACTGTCATATGCACATTCAGAATGTGGGTGGAAAGGAGGGAGTTTCTCCAGAGATCCAAAAAATATATGATGCGGTAGATAATGATCAACCAATAGAGTGGGTAAGGGTACACAACTTACCTGATTTGGCATACTTTAATCACTCCCAGCACGTGAAGGTTGGTGAGATTGAATGTCAGACTTGTCATGGTCCTATTGAGGAGATGGAGGTAGTACGCCAGCACAGCGCCCTTACCATGGGTTGGTGTATTGACTGTCACAGACAGACAGAAATCAAAACTGCTGGTAATGAGTACTACGATAAGTTGGTACAATTGCATTCAGCATCTAAGGATGCCCTGAAGGTGAAAGACATCGGAGGGTTGGAATGTGCTAAGTGCCACTATTAA